A region of Granulicella aggregans DNA encodes the following proteins:
- a CDS encoding DNA alkylation repair protein — translation MPTAQSVLDDLKSLGSETYRKTYARHGIPLERTYGVSNADLKTLAKSISKPLKKNPAELQALALDLYDTGNMDAMYLAGILADGRLMSRRELQRWAENSHGMSIIAEHTVPWVAVESPHAHHMATEWITSKRDFIASSGWRTWAGMLVVTPDDALDLAEIERLLALVERKILTVEGRHR, via the coding sequence ATGCCCACGGCCCAATCCGTCCTCGACGACCTAAAATCCCTAGGCAGCGAAACCTACCGCAAGACTTACGCCCGCCACGGCATACCCCTCGAACGCACCTACGGTGTCAGCAACGCCGACCTCAAGACACTGGCCAAATCGATCAGCAAGCCACTGAAGAAGAACCCTGCCGAACTCCAGGCCCTGGCGCTCGACCTATACGACACCGGCAATATGGACGCCATGTACCTCGCAGGCATCCTCGCCGACGGTCGCCTCATGTCGCGCCGCGAGCTCCAGCGCTGGGCCGAAAACTCCCACGGCATGTCCATAATCGCCGAGCACACCGTCCCCTGGGTCGCCGTCGAAAGTCCGCACGCCCACCACATGGCCACCGAGTGGATCACCTCCAAGCGTGACTTCATCGCCTCCTCCGGTTGGCGTACCTGGGCCGGCATGCTCGTCGTCACGCCTGACGACGCCCTCGACCTCGCCGAGATAGAACGCCTCCTCGCCCTCGTCGAAAGGAAGATACTCACCGTCGAAGGACGCCACCGCTAA
- a CDS encoding class I SAM-dependent methyltransferase: protein MSATAVPDISALKRSMRATWMAGDFGVVAKTISGSADDFIARLGIAPGARVLDIACGTGNSAIPLARSGAIVTGVDIATNLLIQARERAAAEGLAITFDEGDAEALPYADASFDAVTTMFGAMFAPRPALVASECARVLKPGGLLAMANWNPASFSGRMFKVGSMHVPSPPGIAPASLWGDDATVRERLAPFFTNIETQLIPIDFDMAVSPAGAVDFFRKYFGPTQMAFARLDSTGQEALAADLTALWSSANVSPNPESHTLVRNEYLQITAIRN, encoded by the coding sequence ATGAGCGCAACCGCCGTTCCAGATATCTCCGCCCTCAAACGATCCATGCGCGCTACCTGGATGGCCGGTGACTTCGGTGTCGTCGCCAAGACCATCTCTGGCTCAGCCGATGATTTCATCGCACGGCTTGGCATCGCTCCCGGTGCCCGCGTTCTCGATATCGCCTGCGGCACCGGAAACTCCGCGATCCCGCTTGCTCGTTCCGGAGCCATCGTCACCGGCGTCGATATCGCTACCAACCTTCTCATCCAGGCCCGTGAACGCGCCGCCGCCGAGGGCCTCGCGATCACCTTCGACGAGGGAGACGCGGAAGCTCTCCCCTACGCCGACGCCTCCTTCGACGCTGTCACCACCATGTTCGGAGCCATGTTCGCCCCGCGCCCCGCACTTGTTGCTTCCGAGTGCGCCCGCGTCCTCAAACCAGGCGGCCTCCTCGCCATGGCCAATTGGAACCCCGCCAGCTTCTCCGGCAGAATGTTCAAGGTCGGCAGCATGCACGTCCCCTCGCCACCCGGCATCGCCCCGGCCTCGCTTTGGGGCGACGACGCCACCGTCCGCGAACGTCTCGCGCCCTTCTTCACCAACATCGAAACCCAACTCATCCCCATTGACTTCGACATGGCCGTCAGCCCCGCCGGTGCAGTCGACTTCTTTCGCAAATACTTCGGCCCGACCCAGATGGCCTTCGCTCGCCTCGATTCCACCGGCCAGGAAGCCCTCGCCGCCGATCTCACCGCCCTCTGGTCCAGCGCTAACGTATCCCCGAACCCCGAGTCCCACACCCTCGTAAGAAACGAGTACCTACAGATCACCGCCATCCGCAATTAG
- a CDS encoding SDR family NAD(P)-dependent oxidoreductase: MSNKGTALITGASTGIGTVYADRLAKRGYDLILVARSKDKLDEVAQQIQSSTGRKAEVLQADLAVPADVKRVAERLATDDSITAFVNNAGIASASKLLDSDLDYLDQIVQINVTAFTRLAIAAASSFVKKSSGLIINIGSVVALAPELLNGVYSGSKAFVQNFSISLKNELADKGVKVQVVLPGATATPLWGKAGVNVHTDLPAEWVMTTEDMVDASLAGLDQGEFATIPALPEASLFETYEKSRLALAPFLSQKNPAPRYGVGEKK, encoded by the coding sequence ATGTCTAACAAAGGTACTGCCCTCATTACCGGAGCTTCCACGGGAATTGGCACCGTCTATGCCGATCGCCTCGCAAAGCGTGGTTACGACCTCATCCTTGTCGCGCGCAGCAAAGACAAGCTCGACGAAGTCGCACAACAGATCCAGTCCAGCACCGGCCGCAAGGCAGAGGTACTGCAGGCCGATCTCGCTGTTCCAGCGGACGTGAAGCGAGTCGCTGAGCGTCTTGCCACGGACGACTCCATCACCGCGTTTGTGAACAACGCCGGCATCGCCTCGGCCAGCAAGCTGCTGGATTCGGACCTGGACTATCTCGACCAGATTGTTCAGATCAACGTCACGGCTTTCACCCGCCTTGCCATTGCGGCTGCGTCAAGCTTCGTGAAGAAGTCGAGCGGCCTCATCATCAACATCGGTTCGGTAGTGGCGCTCGCGCCCGAGCTGTTGAACGGCGTCTACAGCGGCAGCAAAGCGTTTGTGCAGAACTTCAGCATCTCGCTCAAGAACGAGCTTGCGGACAAAGGCGTGAAGGTCCAGGTGGTACTGCCCGGCGCGACCGCCACTCCGCTTTGGGGCAAGGCTGGCGTCAACGTGCACACCGACCTTCCTGCCGAGTGGGTCATGACCACAGAAGACATGGTCGATGCGTCGCTTGCCGGCCTGGACCAGGGCGAGTTTGCGACGATTCCCGCTCTGCCTGAAGCGTCCCTCTTTGAGACCTACGAGAAGTCGCGGCTGGCCCTTGCGCCCTTCCTTTCACAGAAGAACCCTGCTCCGCGTTACGGCGTTGGAGAAAAGAAGTAA
- a CDS encoding TetR/AcrR family transcriptional regulator → MPSQTDIETKGVSHAKSSPTSTHDHLVDVGLALMRKQGYGATGLQEILQAAGVPKGSFYHHFASKEEFTAAVIERYFTRASEFAQKHLLEEKDHPPLGRLRRYFEALVKTAGQSAPLPGCLLGDLSLEVADASPLLQRHLSDSFTGWQAGVGMVLREAVERGELPKSTKVESLAGFILNSWEGALLRSQADKSDAPLKDFLHFVFDDLLVA, encoded by the coding sequence ATGCCGTCCCAAACCGATATTGAAACAAAGGGCGTGTCGCACGCGAAGTCGAGCCCTACATCGACGCACGATCACCTCGTTGATGTAGGGCTCGCTCTCATGCGCAAGCAGGGGTACGGGGCCACCGGACTCCAGGAGATCCTGCAGGCTGCGGGTGTCCCGAAGGGCTCCTTCTATCACCACTTTGCGAGCAAGGAGGAGTTCACTGCAGCAGTCATTGAACGCTACTTCACGCGCGCTAGCGAGTTTGCTCAAAAGCATCTTCTTGAAGAAAAGGATCATCCGCCGCTTGGAAGGCTCCGGCGCTACTTTGAAGCGTTGGTCAAGACGGCGGGCCAGTCGGCGCCGCTGCCCGGCTGTCTCCTCGGGGATCTGAGCCTTGAGGTCGCCGACGCGAGCCCGCTCCTTCAACGGCATCTCAGCGACAGTTTCACGGGATGGCAGGCTGGCGTCGGGATGGTCCTACGTGAAGCGGTCGAGAGGGGCGAGTTGCCGAAGTCCACAAAGGTCGAATCCCTGGCAGGTTTCATTCTCAATAGCTGGGAGGGCGCTTTGCTTCGTTCTCAGGCGGACAAGAGCGATGCTCCTCTGAAGGACTTTCTGCACTTCGTGTTCGATGACTTGCTGGTGGCGTGA
- a CDS encoding Hsp70 family protein — protein MSEEHKQSGAYAGAKIGIDFGTTNSSVAIYTGDGRTELVSFPSLKGLTESYRSVLYLEQMKAAGRTQLKSFTGPQAIEHYLQAESPGRLIQSLKSYLPSKSLTGTEVFGRRYTLEELIARILTDLRLATERHIGGPVRSATVGRPVRFVAAETAEDDAFATSRLETAFKAAGFESVKFEYEPVAAAYAYESSLTDDELILIGDFGGGTSDFSLLHVGPGVRAKGRSKDDLLGNAGLGLAGDAFDARIVRKLVSPALGSDSFEKTFAHASDRPAPIIPAVPAWIYANLERWHYLSFLKTRNVTEMLKAARARAQEPEKVAALITLIDEDLGYQLHQAVQRLKVDLSSAETAEFRFRDGSLEIVDRVSRTDFEGWIGDDLAAIEATVDGLLRDTGIAPEKVNRVFLTGGTSFVPAVREIFDRRFGRERVRTGNEFTSVAMGLALSGTS, from the coding sequence ATGTCTGAAGAACACAAGCAAAGCGGGGCCTATGCCGGGGCGAAGATCGGGATCGACTTTGGGACGACGAATAGCTCCGTCGCAATCTATACGGGTGATGGCCGAACGGAGTTGGTCTCCTTCCCTTCGCTGAAAGGGCTTACGGAGAGCTACCGGTCGGTGCTTTACCTGGAGCAGATGAAGGCGGCGGGGCGGACGCAGTTGAAGAGCTTTACTGGGCCGCAGGCGATCGAGCACTATCTGCAGGCGGAGTCGCCGGGGCGCTTGATTCAGTCATTGAAGTCTTATCTTCCGAGTAAGTCGCTCACAGGTACCGAGGTCTTTGGACGGCGATACACGCTGGAAGAGTTGATCGCCCGCATTCTGACCGACCTGCGGCTGGCTACAGAGCGGCATATCGGTGGGCCGGTGCGGAGTGCGACGGTGGGGCGGCCCGTGCGATTCGTAGCGGCGGAGACGGCGGAGGATGATGCGTTTGCGACGTCGCGGCTGGAGACGGCGTTCAAAGCGGCAGGGTTCGAGTCGGTGAAGTTTGAGTATGAGCCGGTGGCGGCGGCTTATGCGTATGAGTCTTCGCTGACGGACGATGAGTTGATTCTGATTGGCGACTTTGGCGGCGGCACAAGCGATTTTTCTCTGCTGCATGTGGGGCCGGGGGTACGGGCTAAGGGACGGAGCAAGGACGATCTTCTCGGGAACGCCGGACTTGGACTGGCCGGCGATGCGTTCGACGCGCGGATTGTGCGAAAGCTGGTGTCGCCGGCGCTGGGGTCGGACTCGTTTGAGAAAACCTTCGCCCACGCTTCAGATCGGCCGGCACCGATCATTCCGGCGGTACCGGCGTGGATCTACGCGAACCTGGAGCGGTGGCACTATCTTTCGTTCCTGAAGACGCGGAACGTGACCGAGATGCTGAAGGCAGCGCGGGCGCGGGCGCAGGAGCCGGAGAAGGTGGCGGCACTGATCACGTTGATCGATGAAGATCTGGGGTATCAGTTGCACCAGGCGGTGCAGCGGTTGAAGGTGGATTTATCCTCAGCGGAGACGGCGGAGTTTCGGTTTCGCGATGGGAGTCTGGAGATCGTCGATCGGGTTTCGCGAACGGATTTTGAGGGTTGGATCGGGGATGACCTGGCGGCGATCGAGGCGACTGTGGATGGGTTGTTGCGGGATACGGGGATCGCTCCGGAGAAGGTGAATCGCGTGTTTTTGACCGGTGGAACCAGCTTTGTGCCGGCGGTTCGCGAGATCTTCGATCGGCGGTTCGGCCGGGAGCGGGTGCGGACGGGGAATGAGTTCACTTCGGTGGCAATGGGGCTGGCGCTGAGTGGGACGTCGTAG
- the lptE gene encoding LPS assembly lipoprotein LptE yields the protein MKRSLAKSLSVVAQGLVLVSAFAIPGCGYHTAGSATHLPAGTRTIDVPIFTTRVQNYSTEVEFTRAVIRELNTRTKYRVLTGANDDADAHLSGTILTQSIAPLTYDSSSGQTASYLVTITAKVVLTARDGRILYQNDALPFREQYQSTQDLNGFIQEDGPAVRRLSQDFARTIVSNMLESF from the coding sequence ATGAAGCGATCTCTTGCCAAATCTTTGTCCGTTGTCGCGCAAGGGCTGGTGCTCGTCTCCGCGTTTGCGATTCCGGGGTGCGGGTATCACACGGCGGGGTCGGCGACGCATCTGCCGGCGGGGACGCGGACCATCGATGTACCGATCTTCACGACCCGAGTGCAGAACTATTCGACTGAGGTGGAGTTCACCAGGGCAGTGATTCGGGAGCTGAATACTCGGACGAAGTATAGGGTACTGACCGGAGCGAACGACGATGCCGACGCGCATCTGAGCGGGACGATCCTGACGCAGTCGATTGCGCCGCTGACCTATGACTCGTCGAGCGGGCAGACGGCGAGTTACCTTGTGACAATTACGGCAAAGGTGGTTTTGACGGCTCGGGATGGGCGGATTCTTTACCAGAACGACGCGCTTCCCTTCCGCGAACAGTACCAGTCGACGCAGGATTTGAACGGGTTCATCCAGGAGGATGGGCCGGCGGTTCGGCGGCTCTCTCAGGACTTTGCGCGGACGATTGTGAGCAACATGCTGGAGAGCTTCTGA
- the holA gene encoding DNA polymerase III subunit delta produces the protein MAGMKSFASVERFLGEIATPSLRPGYVLAGDEIFLYDRCRKGVLEALVPGDMRDFCLHDLDLAEISIFEILDRAQTPSLMAPFQVIFVRGLKNLYTRGAKKEEFAAIDGYFRSPNPQAVVIFVADHLRIPTDLRKMDMQDKDRFERIRETLGDWCGMVELARVEESDAIRWVTESAATRGVKFDADAARQLVDALGADMMLIASEFEKLLLYVSAPMGQADGIARNHVTLGDVETMVLAAKQRSLYELTDAISQRDRTRALALLHGLLNASDGGEDAAIGHLYMLARTFRQMLIISEKNVRDSRAIWQVLWQGFRMPPFAAEDLIRQARRYKSRRELTRAIRLVAKADLELRSSPANKLLVLERLVLDLATEPVALHEALSQQFAMEL, from the coding sequence ATGGCGGGGATGAAGAGCTTCGCGTCGGTCGAGCGCTTCCTCGGGGAGATTGCGACGCCGTCTCTGCGACCCGGGTATGTGCTGGCGGGTGACGAAATCTTTCTCTACGACCGCTGCCGCAAAGGCGTTCTGGAAGCGCTGGTGCCGGGCGATATGCGGGACTTCTGCCTGCATGATTTGGATCTGGCGGAGATTTCGATCTTCGAGATTCTCGACAGGGCGCAGACGCCATCGCTGATGGCCCCGTTCCAGGTGATCTTCGTGCGCGGGTTGAAGAACCTATATACGCGGGGGGCGAAAAAAGAAGAGTTTGCGGCGATTGATGGGTACTTCCGCAGCCCGAACCCGCAGGCTGTGGTCATCTTTGTGGCGGACCATCTGAGGATTCCGACCGACCTGCGCAAGATGGACATGCAGGACAAGGACCGGTTCGAGCGCATCCGCGAGACGCTGGGCGACTGGTGCGGCATGGTCGAACTTGCCCGCGTCGAGGAGTCGGATGCGATCCGCTGGGTAACGGAGTCGGCGGCAACGCGCGGGGTAAAGTTCGATGCGGACGCGGCGCGGCAACTGGTGGATGCGCTGGGCGCGGACATGATGCTGATCGCAAGCGAGTTCGAAAAGCTGCTGCTTTATGTGTCGGCCCCAATGGGGCAGGCAGATGGGATTGCGCGGAACCATGTGACTCTGGGCGATGTAGAGACGATGGTTCTGGCAGCGAAGCAGCGGTCGCTCTATGAGCTAACGGATGCGATCTCGCAGCGCGACCGGACGCGGGCTCTGGCGCTGCTGCATGGCCTGCTGAACGCTTCCGACGGTGGCGAGGATGCGGCCATCGGGCACCTGTACATGCTGGCGCGGACGTTTCGGCAGATGCTGATTATCTCGGAGAAAAACGTGCGCGACTCGCGGGCGATCTGGCAGGTGCTGTGGCAGGGCTTCCGGATGCCCCCGTTCGCGGCGGAGGATCTGATCCGGCAGGCGCGGCGGTACAAGTCGCGGCGGGAGCTGACGCGGGCGATTCGGCTGGTGGCGAAGGCCGACCTGGAATTGAGAAGCTCTCCGGCGAACAAGCTGCTGGTGCTGGAGCGTCTGGTGCTGGATCTGGCGACGGAGCCGGTGGCGCTGCACGAGGCGTTGAGCCAGCAGTTTGCTATGGAGCTGTGA
- the secG gene encoding preprotein translocase subunit SecG produces the protein MVYFLVFIHIVVCLFLIGVVLLQQGKSADLAGAFGGQGSQTAFGPRGAANLLTKLTTYAAILFMLLSIALTILLSRASGDHSVLSGTPTTQSAPKK, from the coding sequence ATGGTCTACTTCCTCGTTTTCATTCATATTGTCGTTTGTCTCTTTCTGATTGGCGTAGTTCTGCTGCAGCAGGGTAAGTCCGCCGACCTGGCCGGCGCGTTTGGCGGGCAGGGTTCGCAGACGGCGTTTGGGCCTCGCGGCGCGGCGAACCTGCTGACGAAGCTGACGACCTATGCGGCGATCCTCTTCATGCTGCTCTCGATCGCGCTGACCATCCTGCTTTCGCGCGCCAGCGGCGATCACTCCGTTCTCTCTGGAACGCCGACGACGCAGAGCGCTCCGAAGAAGTAG
- a CDS encoding MBL fold metallo-hydrolase: MIHEILAVGPLQCNCSILGDEVSKEAIVVDPGSDIPRILKVLERHELTVKRIVVTHAHIDHIAGALELKRLTGAPILYNQLDLPLVAMMSVQAGWLGIATPQVAEPDDSPKDGDVVAAGSLAGTVILTPGHTEGSLCLYLPHEELLIAGDTLFAGSVGRTDLPGGNTRRLLDSIRDRLLPLPDATKVIPGHGESTTIGRERNSNPFLQHL, translated from the coding sequence ATGATTCACGAGATTCTTGCTGTCGGCCCGTTGCAGTGCAACTGCTCCATCCTTGGGGATGAGGTGTCGAAAGAGGCGATCGTCGTCGATCCCGGCTCAGACATCCCACGCATCCTGAAGGTCCTCGAACGGCATGAACTGACGGTCAAGCGGATCGTAGTGACGCATGCGCATATCGATCACATCGCCGGGGCGCTGGAGCTGAAGCGGCTGACCGGCGCTCCGATTCTCTACAACCAATTAGATCTGCCACTGGTCGCGATGATGAGCGTCCAGGCTGGCTGGCTCGGAATCGCTACACCCCAGGTTGCCGAACCGGATGACAGCCCGAAAGACGGGGATGTCGTGGCTGCAGGAAGTCTTGCGGGGACGGTGATCCTGACTCCCGGACACACCGAAGGCAGTCTGTGCCTATACCTTCCTCACGAAGAACTCCTGATTGCTGGGGACACTTTGTTTGCAGGTTCCGTGGGACGGACGGATCTTCCGGGCGGCAACACGCGGCGACTGTTGGACTCGATTCGCGACCGTCTGCTGCCCCTGCCGGATGCAACGAAGGTAATTCCGGGGCATGGAGAGTCGACCACGATCGGGCGCGAAAGAAACTCGAATCCATTCCTGCAACATCTTTAG